Genomic window (Streptomyces sp. TG1A-60):
TGGTCCAGCCACCTCTGAATCAGGACCAGTTCGCGCTCACGGCCGCGCAGCTCACCGAAGCCGAGGTCTTCGGGCTCGTGCGTACGGGGCAGGGCGGCGAGGGCCTGCCGTTCAGTGACAAGCATGCGGGTATGCCTCCCTGATCACGATCCGGCTTCTTCTCTGGCATTTTCGTGAGGCCGTGCCACCACTAGGACGGTACGGCGATGACGTACCGGGCCACGACCGCAGCCAACTGGCGCAGCAGCTCATCCGCGTGGGAGCGGATGAAGAAGTGCCCGCCGGGCATCGTCCGCAGCTCGCTGCCTCTGCCGCCGTGGGCCCGCCACGCGGCCATCTTGGGTAAGGGCACGAGATCGTCGTCCACACCGGTGAACAGGTGGAGCGGCACTCTCAGCGGCTCGACGTCCGCCGGGTCGGTCCAGCCCGAGCAGAGCCGGAGATCGTCACGTACGAGCGGCATGTAGGCCGCGCGGAACCGGGGCCGCCGGGCCAATTCCCAGGAGATGCCGCCCAGTTCGGCCAGACGGGTGGCGAGCGTCTCGTCGTCGGCGTCCGGGTCCATGATCCGGTTCGGCGGGACGTGCGGCGCGCGGTGCGAGCTCAGCACGAGCGCGCGCGGCAGCGGAGCGCCCCGCCGTTGCCGGGCCAGTGTGAGGGCGTGCGCGATGAACGCGCCCATGCTGTGCCCGTAGAGGACGTACGGCTGGCAGAACGCGTCGTCCAGTTGCTCGTCCAGGTCGGCGACGAGGGCGTCGAGGTCAGTGAACCTCGGTTCGTGGGCCCGCTCCTCACGGCCGGGCAACCGGATCGGCAGGACCCGCACCCCGGCGTCGAGGGTGTCGAGCCGCTCCTGCCAGGAGGCGTAGAGGGAGGCCCCGCCGCCGGCACAGGGCAGACAGAAGAGGTCCAGCCCTGCTCCCGCGCGGGGTTCCGGTGACGTGGGCAGCGATTCCGGCGGCTGCGTCCGGTGCGGCGTGCTCGGCAGATACAGCGTCATCACTGACGTGACCCGCGCGCCTCAGACCAACTGCCGGGCGGCGGCCGCGAGGTCGTAGTACAGCGTCGCGCCGACCAGCAACTCGCCGTCGAACTGCGAGAGCACCGCCACGGGCAGTTCCATCCGCTTGCCCTGGTTGGGGATGTCCTGCCAGTCGGCGGCCTGGGTACCGCTGAAGCGGCCCTCCACGATGACCGCGTCGGCCGTGTGGTGGATCGACCTCAGCTCGTGCGCCAGGTCAGGGAAGGCGGCGAGCATGCCGTCGAAGTGACGGCGGATCACGTCGTCGCCGACCAGGGGCTGTCCCTCGAAGGGGACGATGCGACTCACACTCGTGCCGGGCCCGCCCCCCGACACCATACCGACGGCGTACCTGATGACCACGTCCTCGCGCCGCTTCCGCAGGCCGACGCAGGTCCCCCGCTGATCGATTTTCATCCCCGTGTGTCTCCCCCGTCGAGGCTGGAATGGAACCCAGCCGTGCACGCAACAATCCAAACCGTCCTCAGGTAGGGGCGTCCCTCCAGGGGGACGGCCGAATGTGCTGCCCCAGCGCCATCTGAAGCTGTCCCCCGGGAGCGCCGTGGACCGGAGCCCACCGTCTCGCCGTTCTGCGCACGATTGAACGCGGGGGCCTCCATTCAAGCAACAGCATTCTTGACCTTGGCTTGAAATACTCAATGCCCGCGAGGCTCGAAATGTCTGCCGGACGGCCACGGCCGGGATTCCGGATGCCCTCACAGTACGTACCATTGGACCTTTGTCTGCGGACACAACGCGTCTCAGCATGCGTTCCGCTTGTATCGATCTACCAGCGGGCCCGTACACGACTACACCTCACCCCGCCGCCTTTTTGACCAGATCCGAACAGACATGAACAGTAAGGACCACCAGGGACTACACCCTCCGCCCAAAACGGTCGTGTCCCAGGACGTGGTGTATGGGATCAAGCACTACGCGTTCCGGTTCGAGGCCCGTGCCGAACTGTGCGGAGGGCGGCAGCCCACGAAGCGTGCCGGTAGGGCGCGTTGGACACCCGATCGGGCGGGGCTACCGTCCCTGGCCTGCGGATTCCGTGACTTGATCCCCTACACCACCTGGCGGGACGCCATCCCCAAAACCGACCGACCAGCTCACCGATCCCCGCTGCGACATGCGGCGGGAGATGGCGTCCTGCCAGGTGCGGTAGGTGAGGTTCCCCCGTCATGCGGGAGGTGCTGATCAGCTGGTCAGCAGGGGTTGATGGGTGTTCAGATTCGTTGGTTCGGCCGTCCTGCTGGGTGTGTCAGTTTTAACGGCTGATCTTGGTTGTTGAGTGGTCAGTTGTTGCTCGGGGTCAGTCGGCCCTCGAAGGCGATTGAATAGGCGTTCAGGGGTGCCTTCCAGCGCATGGTCCACCGCTTGCGGCCCTTCCCCGTCGGGTCCAGGCTCATCAGCGCCATGTAGACGCACTTGAGGGCGGCCCAAACCCGACCTACGCATTACGATGCACAGGCGGACAGTGCCCGATTTGCCGAGATTCCAAGGTCAACGAAAACAAGAAACCCCAGGTCAAAGGCTTGACCTGGAGGTTCACCATGGAGCCGCCTTCGGGATTCGAACCCGAGACCTACGCATTACCAGACCGTGAGCGTTCGTGTTGCGTGGTGCCTGGCCGTGCTGCTGAGTGACGTTCTACCTGATCAGAACATCTACGGCTGGCTGGCCTGTGTTGCCTCGTATGACGTCGTCCAAAGGCGTCCGGCCACCGGCTGGCCACCGAAGCAGGCGCCGCTGGCGACCAAGAACTGAACCACCGGGGTTGTTGGATTCCCACAGGTAGGAGCAGCGGGCGGCCTTTTCGAGGGCGTTGGTGGGCGGTTGCTGCGTGCTGCGGTCTTCACAGTGATCAGCGCGGTACTGGCGACGGTCGGCCACCACGGCGTCCGAGGACCCGGTGCCGTGGTTGCGGCTGGCCGCGAACGACGGCAGCCGTATTCCTGATCGCAGTCCCAGCGGCAGGGCGCGTGCGACGGCCGCCTTGCCGTGCTGATACAGCGCGCCGAGACAGTCTGCTTCTCACGAAGGCCCTCGCCAGACTGCCCGCGGTCGCGCCGGCGGAGCGACAAAGCTGATCACTGCCGCTCCCGCACCACCTCAGGCTGTCGTACGCCTGTGACAAAGTGGCTCGGCGCGAACCGCGGACGGCGTCGGCCCCGTGGCACCATGCGCCTCATGAAGGCAGCGTACATAGAGGGGTTCGGGCCGGCGGACGCCATTCGGTTCGGTGAACTCCCCCCGCCCTTAGAGGGCCCGACGGACGTGCTGGTCGACGTCATCGCCACAACGGTCAATCCGGTGGACACATTCGTCCGCTCCGGTGCATGGCGGACCCCGGTGACCTTCCCGTTCGTCATCGGCCGTGACGTGGTCGGCACGGTCTCCGCCACCGGCGCGGGCGTGGCCGGCTTCGCCGTGGGGGACGTCGTGTGGTGCAACAGCCTCGGCCACGGCGGACGGCAGGGGGCGGCGGCGGAGCGGGTGGTGGTGCCGGTCGACCGGCTCTACCACCTGCCGGGCCCGGTCTCCCCGACGGACGCTGCGGCCGTGCTGCACCCGGCGGCCACGGCGTATCTCGGACTGTTCACCCACGGCGCGCTGCGCACTGGGGAGACCGTCCTGGTCGTCGGGGCCGCCGGGAACGTGGGCAGTGCGGCGGTCGTGCTCGCCGCCGAAGCCGGCGCGCGGGTGATGGCCACCGCCCGCTCCCACGACGAGGAGCACTGCCGCGGCCTCGGGGCGGAAGGGTTCGCCGACTATCGCGAGCCCGAACTCATCGACCGCTGCCGGGAATTCGCCCCCCACGGGTTCGACCTCGTCGTCGACGCGGCTGGCTGGAACGACCTGGACACCGCGGTCGGCCTCCTCGCATTCCGCGGCCGTGTCATGGTACTCGCCGGCCTCCGGTCACGCCCCGTTCTTCCCGTGGGCCCGCTCTACCTCAAGGACGGATCCGTCACCGGTTTCGTCATCTCTCGCGCCACGACCTCCGAACTCGCGGAAGCCGCGCACGCCCTGAACCGGCTTCTGGCGCAGGGGCGTCTGCGGTCCCGTGCGGTCGAGGAAGCACCGCTGAGTGCCGCGGCCGAGGTCCACGCCCGTCTGGAGCGGGGTCAACTGCACGGAAAGCGTGTCCTCCTGCGCCCGGACTTCGACGCCTGAATCGATCGTCACGGCACGACAGGTGCTCAGCCCCGGCCAGCCCTGCCGCGCCCGAACCCACCCAGCCGCGCACCCACCGCAGCGGCGCTTCGACGCACCCGCGCACCGGCCGACGCGTCGACTCAACCCAGACGGCACCGACTTGACGGACCCGCAAGGCGTCCGTTGACCGCGTTACACGCCACTGGCGACGCTTCGGGCCATGACTGACAGCGAACTCAGGAACACCCCGCCGGAGAACACCCCGCTCGACACCCCCCTCTTCCAGGTCAGCGCCGAAGCGCACGTCACCGTATCGCCGGACGAGGTGTACGTCACGGTCAGCGACCTGCCACGCAGCGGCGAGTGGAGTGTGGAGTGCAGTGGCGGGCAGTGGATCTCCGGCACTCCCGCAACCGTGGGCGCGGTCTTCCGCGGCGAGAACCACCGACCCGAGGATGTGGTCGCCTGGGCGCCCGTCGTACGCGGTGAGTGGACCACCGAGTCCGAGGTCGTCGAGGCCGAGCCGGGCCGCATCTTCCGCTGGGCGATCCGTGACCGCGCCGGACGGCGGCAGGAGAGCGTCTGGTCGTTCGAGATGCGCGCCGCGGACCACGGCTGTGTCCTGGTGCACCACTTCTGGATGGGCAGGCCCACCGAAGGCATCCGCGGCATCACCGCCCACATGGACGCGGCGGAGAAGCGGACGTTCTTCAGCGACTGGTCGGCCAAGCTCACGGCGGACATGACGGCGACCGTCCAGCGGATCAAGCAGGTCATCGAGAAGAACTGACCTGCCCCCTGACCCGGTCCCCTCGTAGGCCCGTGCCTCCGCGCGTACCCGTACGCACTCCGAAACGAACTGCGAACCGAACCCTGACTCTCCGCAGCAACCGGCGGGAAGGCGGACAGATGCTGTTGCAGCGCATAGGAAACCGTGGAATCCGGCTGGGGACGCTATTCGAGCGCGCCGCGTCCCGGCATCCAGCGAACGTGCTGATCCTGGACCACGGCCTGGACCTGGCGCCGGACCTCGGCCGCCGGGCCACCGTGGCGGAGCTGGCGGAGCTGGTGGCCGAACAGGCCTCGCGGCTCTGGGCGGCGAAGGTCCGGCCCGGCGAACGGGTCGTGGTCCACAAGTCCAACAGCTTCGACATCACCCTGCTCGCCTGTGCGATCAGCCGCATCGGCGCGGTGCCCGTGCTGCTCTCGCCCCAGCTCGACGGCGACACAGTGGCCGAACTGATACGCCGCGCGGACCGGCCCCACCTCATCACCGACCAGGCCACACTGGACGAATCGCTGCCCGAGACGGTCTTCGACCTGGCCGAGGACGTTCTGCTCACCTCCGGCCACCATGGCCGTGCCGTGGAACTGGAGGACTTCGCCGGCGTCCGGCGGGTCGCTCCGGTGACCATGCCCGCCGACCAACCGACCCTGATCACCCACACGTCCGGCACCACCGGCATCCCCAAGCTGGCGGTGCACACGGGGCTGACCCTGCAGGCCCGTTACCGCCCGCAGCGGCTGGCGATCGAACCGGTCGTCCGGAGGCGGGAAACCATCGCGATGCACGTCTCGTTCGTCCACTCGCGGCTGTTCACCGCCTTGGCCATCTCGCTGCTGAAGGGCTTCCCGATCGTCGTGCTGTCCGACTCGGACCCGGTGCGGGTGGCCGACCTCTTCGCCCGGGTCCGCCCGGGAATCCTTGAGGCGCATCCCAACACCTTCATGCGCTGGGAGAGCCTGGCGGACGACCCGCGCGGGCCACTGGCGGGCGTCAAGCTGTTCAGCAGCACGTTCGACGCCATCCATCCGCGTACCGTGCACCGGCTGCTGCACGCCTCGCGCCGCAGGGCACCGCTGTTCGGGCAGCTCTACGGGCAGAGCGAGGTGGGTCCCACGGTGGTGCGCGCCTTCACCCGGCGGCGCGCTCCGGAGGCGGACGGACGCTGCGTGGGCAGGCCCTTCCCCGGCATGACCGACGTCCGGGTGGTCAGCCGCGACGGGCGGCCCCCCTCGGAATCCAACCCTGGCTACATCGAGGTGCGCAGCGACGGACGGATCAAGACCTATCTGGGCGAGCCGGAGCGCTACGCCCAGCAGCTCAGCGACGGGTGGTGGCGGATGGGGGACGTCGGCTACCGGAGCAAGTGGGGGTGTCTGCACCTGCTCGACCGCGAAGTCGACCTGATCCCCGGGTTCGGCAGCACGCTCGCCGTGGAGGACGCCCTGTTCGCGCGGCTGGACGAACTCGCCGAAGTGATCATCATCCCCGGCGCGGACGGCGCCGCCGTTCCCGTGGTGTGCACCAAGGACGACAAGCCCCTCGACCGGGACGCGTGGTCCAGGGCGGTCGCCGGGCTGCCCGCGATGGCGGAGCCGGTGCAGCGGCGCCTGACGGAGCTGCCGCAGACCGCCACCACGAAGATCAAACGACTCGAACTCGCGAAGCGGCTGACCGCCGCCGGTTCGGGCGAGTAGGGGGCGGCATGGCGAAGTTGGTCATTGTCGGTGGCGGTATCGGCGGCCTGGCGGCGGCCCTCGCCCTCGCCCGGCGCGGGCATCGCGCCGTGGTGCTGGAGCGAGCCGACGAGTTCTCGGAGATCGGCGCGGGCATCCAGCTGGCGCCGAACGGGCTCCACGCCCTCGACCGTCTCGGTCTCGGTGGCGCCGTATGCGTCCGCGCGGTGCACATCGACGAACTGAGGTTCATGGACGGCGTGACCGGTGCGCACGTGGCGAGCATGCCGCTCACCGGTGCCTACCGACGCCGGTTCGGCAATCCGTACGTCGTGGTCCACCGCGGCGAGCTGCACCGGCTGCTCCTGGAAGCCTGCCGCCACCGGTCGGAGGCGATCGACCTGCGCGCCGGCAGCCGGGCCACCGGCTACCGCCAGGACGGCTTTGGCGCGACCGTGCTCCTGGACGGCGGAGAGCGGGTCACGGGGGACGCGGTGATCGGCGCCGACGGCATCCACTCGGCGATCCGGCGGCAGCTCGTCGGTGACGGCGCACCGCGCGTCGCGGGCATCACCGTGTACCGCACGGTCATCCCGATGGAGCGCGTCCCCGAGGAGCTGCGGTGGAACGCCGTGACCTGGTGGGCCGGACCGGGCCGCCATTTCGTGCACTACGCCATCGCCGGTGGCCGGTACCTCAATCTCGCCCCGAGCGTCGAGAACGGAGTCACCGAGCCGTTCGCCGCGGTCCCCGTGGACCGGGAGCGGGTGCGCGACACGTTCGCCTCCCTGGCCCCGGTGGCACAGCGGCTCCTGGCCCTGGGCGAGGACTGGAAGTCCTGGGCGCTGGTCGACCGGGACCCGGTGGACCGCTGGACCGACGGGCGGGTGACGCTGCTCGGCGACGCGGCACACCCGATGCTGCACTACGCCGCCCAAGGGGCCTGCCAGGCCCTGGAGGACGCGGTCGTCCTCGGCGACCTGCTCGACGACGAGGCGGAGACGGTCCCTGACCGGTTGGAGAAGTACAACGCCGAACGGCGCGACCGCACCGCCCGGATCACCCACGCCGCCCGGGCGAGCACCCGGCTGTGGCATCCGGCCGGAGCAGAAGCGAAAGCGAGGAACGAGATGTTGTCGGCCCTGTCCGGCACGGACCTGCACGACCACGTGGCCTGGATGCACGGAACGCGTGCGTTCGGCGCCGCCGGAGCCCGGCGATGAGCGGCGGACACCTGGCCGTGTGCCTCGTGGGCGCCGGCCCGCGCGGGCTGTGCCTCCTGGAACGGCTGTGCGCGGTCGAGCGGAAGGCGCCGTCCCACGAGTCCGTCACCGTGCACGTCGTCGACCCGGCCCCGCCAGGCGCGGGTGCCGTCTGGCGCACCGACCAGTCCCGCCACCTGCTCACCAACACCGTGGCGTCCCAGATCACCGTGTTCACCGACGCGGACACACGGATCGAGGGACCGATCGAACCCGGTCCCAGCCTCCACGAGTGGGCGGCCCGGCTGGCCCGCACCGGGGATCCGGCAGGGTACGACGAGGCCGTACTCGACGAGGCCCGGGCCCTGGGACCGGACTCCTATCCCACGCGCGCCCTCTACGGCCACTATCTGCGGGACTGTTTCCGCCAGGTGGTCGCGCGGGCTCCGGCGCACCTCACCGTCACCGTGCACCGTTCACGCGCCGTCGCGATGGCGGACACCCACGGAGTCCCCGGCGGGCCACAGGGCGTCCGGCTGGCGGACGGGACCAGGATCCACGGCCTGGACGCCGTGGTCCTGGCCCAGGGCCACCTCCCCGCACAGCTGACGTCACGTCAGGAACGGACGGCCAGCCTGGCCCGCATCCACCACCTCACCTACGTCCCGCCCGCCAATCCCGCCGATGTGGACACGGGCCGCGTCGAGCCGGGCGAGCCGGTGCTGCTGCGCGGTCTGGGCCTGAACTTCTTCGACTACATGGCGCTGTTCACGGCCGGGCGGGGCGGCGTCTTCGACAGCATCGGGGACCGGCTGGTCTACCGGCCCTCCGGCCGCGAGCCGCGGCTCTACGCCAGCTCCCGTCGTGGCGTGCCCTACCACGCGCGCGGGGAGAACGAGAAGGGCGCCTTCGGCAGACACACCCCGCGCCTGCTCACCCCCGAGGTGATCGCCGCCCTGCGCGACCGGTCCCGGCACGGCGAGCGGGTGCGCTTCCAGGCCGATGTGTGGCCGCTGATCGCCGCGGAGGTGGAAGGCGTCTACTACGGCACACTGCTGGCCTCGCGTGGAGCCGAGTCCGAAGAGTTCGTACGCCGCTGTCTGTCCGCGTCGCCGGGTCAGCGGGCGGCACTCCTGGACGGCCACGGCATCGCCCCCGCCGACCGCTGGGACTGGGAGCGCCTGTCCCGGCCCTGCCACGGGCGCACCTTCACCGACCGGAAGGACTTCCGCGACTGGCTGCTCGCGTACCTGGCGCGCGACGTGCGGGAGGCGCGGGCGGGAAACGTCAGCGGCCCGCTCAAGGCGGCGCTGGACGTCCTGCGGGACCTGCGCAACGAGATCCGCCTCCTGGTCGAGCACGGTGGCCTCGATGGCGGCTCGCACCTCGACGAGTTGGAGGGCTGGTACACCCCGCTCAACGCGTTCCTCTCCATCGGCCCCCCGGTCTCCCGGACCGAGGAGATGATCGCGCTGATCGAGGCGGGGATCCTGGAACTCACGGGCCCCGGCACACAGATCCGCGTCGACACCGAGCGACCCGCCTTCGTCGCCTGGTCGGCCGTCGTGCCCGGCCCGCCCGTACGGTCCCGGTATCTGATCGAGGCCCGCCTGCCTCTGCCCGACATACGGCGCACCGCCGACCCGCTGCTGCGCCATCTGCTCCTCACCGAGCAGTGCCGCCCCTATCGCGTCGAGGGTGAGTGCGGCATCCGTCACGAGACGGGCGGTCTGGCCGTCACCGAGCGGCCGTGCCGGGTCGTCGACGGGCAGGGCCGGCCGCACCCGCGCCGGTTCGCCTACGGCGTGCCGACCGAGTCGGTGCACTGGGTCACCGCGGCCGGGGTCCGTCCGGGCGTGGACTCGGTGACGCTGGGCGACGCCGACGCGATCGCCCGTGCCGTCCTCGCCCTGGGCCCTGCCCGGCAGGCGTCCACGCTCCCGGCCATGACCGGGAGCGGCCGGTTCACGGGGGTGATCGTGTGAGCGGCATCCTTGTCGACGCGGGACTCCTCTCACCGGTGCGCGCGGGAACCCCCGTGGAGGCGGCCGTGTGCGACACGGCTTGGCTGCAGGCCATGCTGGACGCGGAGGCCGCGCTGGCCCGGGCGCAGGCCCGGCTCGGGGTGGTCCCGCCCCCCGCGGCCGAGGCGATCACCCGGGCGGCCCGTGCCGAGCGGCTCGACGTGCGGGCGCTCGCCCTCGCGGCGCGGGAGACCGCCAACCCCGTGGTGGGACTGGTGGCGGCACTCAAAGAGGCGGTGCGGTCCCTGGACCTGGAGGCCGCCGAGTACGTGCACCGGGGCTCCACCAGCCAGGACGTCTTCGACACGGGGGCCATGCTGGTCGCGCGACGCGCGCTGGGGCCGATCCGGGCGGATCTGCACACCACCGCCGACGCGCTGGCCCGCCTGGCGGCCGAGTACCGGGACACCCCGATGGCGGGCCGCACGCTGGCGCTGCACGCGACACCCACGACCTTCGGCCTGAAGGCGGCGGGCTGGCGCCTGCTCGTGCTGGACGCCGCCCAACGACTCGGCACGGTGGACGCGGCTCTGCCCGTGTCGCTCGGCGGAGCGGCGGGCACCCTGGCCGGCTATCTCGCCGCCGCCGCCCTCACCGGGACGGCGGCCGCCGCGTATCCGGACCGGCTGATCGCGGCCTTCGCCGAGGAGACCGGGCTGGCCCGGCCGGTACTGCCCTGGCATGCGCTGCGCTCCCCGGTGGCCGATCTCGCCTCGGCCCTGGCGTTCACCGCCGGGGCGCTGGGCAAGATGGCCGTCGATGTGCAGTCGCTGGTCCGCACCGAGGTCGGCGAGGTCGCCGAACCCACCGCGCCCGGCCGGGGCAGGTCCTCGGCCATGCCCCACAAGCGCAATCCGGTGCTGGCCACGCTGCTGCGCAGCGCGGCGATCCAGGTCCCGCCGATCGCCTCGATCCTGACGCAGTGTCTGGTGTCCGAGGACGAGCGGTCGGCGGGCGGCTGGCACGCGGAATGGCAGCCGCTCCGGGAGTGCCTGCGTCTGACCGGGGGCGCTGCCCACACCGCCGTACAGCTCGCGGAGGGGCTGCGGGTACGGCCCGAGCGGATGCGGGAGAACCTGGCGCTGACCGGGTCCCGGGTCAGCGCCGAGCGGATTGTCTCCGTGCTCGCGCCCCGCTGGGGCGGCGAGGCCGCCAGGAAGCTGCTCGACGATGCGTCGCAGGAGGCCGAGGAGACGGGGCGCTCACTGGCTGAGGTGTTGCGGGACGTACCCGACCTCGGCCTGGACACGGCCGAGCTGGCGGATCTCTGTGATCCGGCCGGCTACACCGGTGCCGCCGGCCCACTCGTCGACCGCGCGCTGCGCGCCCGCCCCTGACCCGCGGCCCCACGGCCGTACACACCGAGGCGGCTGTGCGGTGGGCCAAGAGCCCACGGCACAGCCGCCTCGACGCCGCTCGCCCCGGACGTCACCCGCTGACGAGGCCGGTCAGCAGTTCGGCGAGGATGCGCACGCCGTCCCGGGTGAGGACCGACTCGGCGTGGAACTGCATGGACGCGAAGTGCGGTCCGCGCAGGGCGTGCACCTCGCCGGTGTCCCGGTCCCTGCTCAGCTCCACGAGGCCCACGCCCTCGCATTCGACCTTGTCCTCGGACGACCGCGCGGCGAACGTGTTGTAGAAGCCGACCTTCTCGCGTGCCCCGAAGAAATCGATCTCCCGCTGGGTCCCCTGGTTGGGCACCTCCCGGCGCGCCAACTCGAACCCCAGCCGGGTGCAGAGCACCTGATGGCTGAGGCACACGGCGAGGAAGGGGCGGCACTCGGCCAGCAGCGTGTCGACGACCGCCGCCAGCCGCGCGATCTTCGGATGCCCGGTGTCCCGGGGATCCCCGGGCCCGGGACCGAGCACCACGAGGTCGTGGTCGCGCAGCGCGTGGTCCTCGTCGAACCGGCGCACCATCACCGACAGCCCCAGCGCTCGCAGTTGGTGGTCGAGCATCGCGGTGAAGGTGTCCTCGGCGTCGATGACCAGCACCCTGGTCCCGGTCAGCGCCGGCACCACGGGGGTACGCGTCCGACGCCCGCCGAGCCAGAAGTCGGCGACGGTGGCGTTGCGTTCGGCCAGCGCGGCGCGCACGTGCGGATGATCACCGAAGCGTGCCGTCCGCGTTCCTTCCAGGGCCGCGAGCAGCCCGGCCGCCTTCGCCCTCGTCTCCGCGGCCTCGGAGACCGGGTCGGAGTGGCGCACGAGGGTGGCACCGACCCCGATCTCGACGCGCCCGGCGCCGTCGATCTCCGCGGTGCGGATGAGGATGCAGGAATCCAGGGTGCGGGCGCCCTGCCCGTCCCTGCCGATCAGGGCGGCGACGCCGCTGTAGTAGCCGCGGCCCTCGGGCTCGTACCGCGCGATCACCCGGCAGGCGCTCTCCAGCGGGCTCCCCGTGACCGTGGGCGCGAGCAGCGTCTCCCGCAGGATCTCCCGCGGATCGCGCGTGCTGCGCCCCTCGATGAGGTACTCGGTGTGCGCGAGCTTGGCCATCTCCTTGAGGTACGGCCCGAGCACCCTGCCCCCGGCGTCGCAGATGCGGGCCATCATCTTCAGTTCCTCGTCGAGGACCATGTACAGCTCGTCGGTCTCCTTGGGATCGGCGAGGAATCCCAGCACCTGGGAGAGTTCGGGGCCGGAGGCCGGGTAGCGGTAGGTGCCGCTGACCGGGTTCATCACCGCCGTGCCGCCGGACAGGCTCACATGCCGCTCCGGTGAGGCGCCGACGAAGGTACGGCCGCCGGTGTGCACCACATGGGTCCAGTGGGCGCCGGACTCGGTCTCCAGCAGATTGCGGAAGAAGGACAGCGCGCTGCCCAGGGTGTAGTCGCCGATCCGCGCCCGGTACGAGCGCTTGATGACGAAGTTCGCGCCCTCGCCCATGCCGATCTCGTTCACGATCACCTTCCGCACCGTGGCGGCGTACGTGTCGTCGTCGGGTGTGAAGTGCCCGTCCACCAGCCGGGTCGGCGTACGGACGAGCCGTGGCAGGGCCTCGGCCAGGGGCACCGTCTCCTGGGCGGTCACGTGCAGGGCCAGCAGGGGCGCACCGTCGTCGACGCCGACGTAGCCGCGCTCGCCGATCTGCCGGTACGGCACCAGTGCCAGGACGTCGTGGTGAGCCCTGCCGTCGGCGGTCGGCGACTCCGGCAGCGGAATCGAGCCGAGCGTGGGCCAGCCGCGCACCTCGCCGACGAGCACCTCCAGCTGCCCACCGCCGTCCGCCGTGGGCCGGTGCAGCAGCGCGAAGGGCGGCG
Coding sequences:
- the pcaB gene encoding 3-carboxy-cis,cis-muconate cycloisomerase translates to MSGILVDAGLLSPVRAGTPVEAAVCDTAWLQAMLDAEAALARAQARLGVVPPPAAEAITRAARAERLDVRALALAARETANPVVGLVAALKEAVRSLDLEAAEYVHRGSTSQDVFDTGAMLVARRALGPIRADLHTTADALARLAAEYRDTPMAGRTLALHATPTTFGLKAAGWRLLVLDAAQRLGTVDAALPVSLGGAAGTLAGYLAAAALTGTAAAAYPDRLIAAFAEETGLARPVLPWHALRSPVADLASALAFTAGALGKMAVDVQSLVRTEVGEVAEPTAPGRGRSSAMPHKRNPVLATLLRSAAIQVPPIASILTQCLVSEDERSAGGWHAEWQPLRECLRLTGGAAHTAVQLAEGLRVRPERMRENLALTGSRVSAERIVSVLAPRWGGEAARKLLDDASQEAEETGRSLAEVLRDVPDLGLDTAELADLCDPAGYTGAAGPLVDRALRARP
- a CDS encoding anthranilate synthase family protein → MTSDLLGRVLAPHPPPFALLHRPTADGGGQLEVLVGEVRGWPTLGSIPLPESPTADGRAHHDVLALVPYRQIGERGYVGVDDGAPLLALHVTAQETVPLAEALPRLVRTPTRLVDGHFTPDDDTYAATVRKVIVNEIGMGEGANFVIKRSYRARIGDYTLGSALSFFRNLLETESGAHWTHVVHTGGRTFVGASPERHVSLSGGTAVMNPVSGTYRYPASGPELSQVLGFLADPKETDELYMVLDEELKMMARICDAGGRVLGPYLKEMAKLAHTEYLIEGRSTRDPREILRETLLAPTVTGSPLESACRVIARYEPEGRGYYSGVAALIGRDGQGARTLDSCILIRTAEIDGAGRVEIGVGATLVRHSDPVSEAAETRAKAAGLLAALEGTRTARFGDHPHVRAALAERNATVADFWLGGRRTRTPVVPALTGTRVLVIDAEDTFTAMLDHQLRALGLSVMVRRFDEDHALRDHDLVVLGPGPGDPRDTGHPKIARLAAVVDTLLAECRPFLAVCLSHQVLCTRLGFELARREVPNQGTQREIDFFGAREKVGFYNTFAARSSEDKVECEGVGLVELSRDRDTGEVHALRGPHFASMQFHAESVLTRDGVRILAELLTGLVSG